AAAGTATAAGATCCCGCGAGCTccttttttttattaaacaaaaatAACTCTTTGTCTCTTTCCCAAAACTCGTGGtttcctctcttttctctctacgatttcaccCTGATCATGGTCCAAATTAACGATTAGGAACCACCGTGAAGTTcttgggaaaattctctacaacctagGTAGAGcggaatttcaatttggggttctgggccaccatcccaaaactgaggtaagaatgttttttgggtttttatggttggtttatttaatttattgaaggtatagGTTTAGGATTGTGGATGTGAACGTAATTCTAGGGTTGAACTGAGAAATTGGGATTTTGTGAAATACAGGTTTTGGTGCGAACACCATAGGCACGAGCTAATGATCCTGATTGGTGTTTCCTCAAGAACATAggtaaaaatgataaatagtttatagtttagaaaattacgaATATGTGTGTTCGGAAgagatgtgagtatgataattattatggaTATTCACTTGATTgataggttatatatatatatatatatatatatatatatatatatatatatatatatatatatatatgtatgtataatttcaggattttggaatCATGAACGTCGTAGGTGTGAGTTAGGAATCAGTAAATGAGTTcagttagtcaggtaagggaaatatgctatgctagtaattttagaaatttttactagtaaaatataaGTATTTTGGATATGatgtgagtatgataattattctggAGTTAAAAAAATATACAGGTTACAGTACATGGATTTAAATATAGGTTACAgtatatgagttttatttatttaattgtatgGCGTGAGTAAATATCAGTTCAGTACAAAATTTACACAGCTTTCAAAGAATcataatttacaaaataccatgatattcagattttACAGTTTATTCAAATTAGATATTACAATTATTCAGATCCGTTTTTTCAGTTATTATAGTtgaaatagaatcatggtaaaacaatgatatatatatatatatatatatatatatatataatagtattatatgtagtatcagaccctgatggatcatattagatttcagagcacggtaccgtagttatttcagttcagagtgcaaccacatatctcagatagtgtgtgaatttTATCAGTAGTCGATCCTGCTTAGGGAGGTATTGCAGACTCCCCGATAGTCCAAGTTGAGGCAGCCGATCTGACCAGGGagatttcagttgacttatcctggtaggccaaccagtgttaagtcccgcttgcgggccgtacaaccctgtcacGAGTTGTTAAGTCAtaacatacaaccatctagggaagttttcacagttatgtatatatatagatttacagaaaacagCAGATATACCTacagatactaaaagtatgattatatGGAAAGTTCAATAACAATTGAATTTTAAACTACATAGGTGtgagttttattatatattatgtttCATGTTATTTCAGTTTTAGTtgattaaaagtatattgttcatgtaaactcagttgcgacacattggtaatagcatatttcatcttactgaaagttgtctcatcctagtaaattaacacatttcaggtgattcaactagacgagcagatcagacttGGAGATAGAAGGGACATTTGTACTatcctatctgaagggtaagtgttttttaGGGATGTATTTATTAGTAGTTTCTAGGAATCAggtggaggatttttgggaagatgtgtatgtatatatattttgggagaatATTGAATTTTGGCATTAGAATTATGGTTATAtaatattatgttttccgctgcataggtgtttgATCTTATGAACAAGAATTCCTCGGTGCCACTTTGGGATCAGgatgttatagtagattttatCAAGGATATCAGAGTAACATAGTTTTacagcttatatatatatatgtaaaaaaaaatggtataaattttTGGTTCGTTACATTTAAAATGTTACCTTCCATATGTACAATTGTACTTCCGAACCGaatctcttttaaaaaaattttcttttattttgcctttcaaaaaattaaaataaagtgataacttaattttcaaaaataaaaagaacaagttAGATGCACCAATGGTGTGGTGGTCTATActtatttgatttaaaaacaGTCACCAAATGTTGGCAAGCCAAATGGGTCCTCAAAACCGAATGTCGacaatatgaaaattaatttcttgtataatacTATGAAACACAAACTATTTAGTGCTTGTTACTCTACTAAAATTTTGATAGGATctccttaattattttttttaatcagtTCTAATTTTTTAATCCTATGCAATTCCAAaccaaaaaaattatatttttacaaaagaaATCATTATAAATAGTTGCATCCATCATTTGATACCTTGAAATTTCGATAACACCTccctttatttttttcatttgtcCAAATTTTAATAGTGTTGTTTCCGAATCAAAATATGCATCACATGTATAATTTATAGGATCTATACATATAGAAGCAAATTATTGAAAAGAACTACACTTATTTTTTTGACTTCATATTCATATCTAATTATTGATTTATTAAATTACTAAATGTTTTTCATTGGGTTGGTTTAGTGtgtgaagaaaaagaaaaaaacacccAACCTTAATAATGATGATTAAGCTTGCACTCAATACATTTTCCTTtactttcaaaatatttcaacataaaTGCTACTTGTAAAAGTTCTCCTTCATTtaacataataaatatatatatatatatataaaaatcaacCATGAGATCCATGAAATGtcaaaacaaaaatagaaacaaaTACTGCATCTATGTAAAAAATTTCATATTGTAGCAAAAGTCCTAATTAAAATCTTATAATCATACAAATAAGGACGAGTAGATTATTAGaacattcaaaaaattaaaaaattcaaacaaTGCTTCAATTTATATTATATGCATATCATTTCAACAACTTGCTCAAACAACTTTCTTACTTGTGCCAATTTCGCTTTCTAAATCTTTTAACAAATTTGAAAAGAATGCACATCTCTTTGAAAGCAATGAATAGTTTATTATATTGTGGTATGGAATTCTTGAGTCCAATATCCGTTCATAAACTACAAAATCATTGTTCAAGATAATTAAGTAGGAGATATATtacagaaattgaagaagatatatTATTTTGGTCTTAAGGGGAATTAGGAGAGAGATATAATTGTGACTTAGCTATGAGTATAAATCATGCATTAGTTCCTTCATTTGGAAGATACCGCTAGCtcttaattaagagagagagagagagagagagagagagagagggtgtcTCTTATGAAGAATTAAGAGAGGACGGAATTGCTGGTGAGTTGAGAGCATAAATCATGCAACCATTTCTTCTCTATAATAATAGTTTTATTCCTattcttttaatattttattgactCTAGGTTTGAGGACGCACTATTTagattttgaatttggatttaggtgaatttcaataaaaagtaaggtaaaattgtattgaatttctttaaaattcacataaatccaaATCAAATTCATATCCCAAACACCAATTAACAcaggaatttaatttttttcctattCCTTCAATACCCCAATATAGCTAGTACTTTAAATTCTACCGTCATGGCATCCATTCAAGTGGGTACCGAAGAGGAGGATGTCAATCCCGATTCATGATGTTGATATCGGTTGAGTTCTTCTTGTAGCATCTTTATTACCGCATCCTTCTGGGCTACGATCCTCGAAAGTCTCCTATTCTCCTCCCGGAGCGCCTCAAACTGCATTACTATCCCTTCAATCTGCGCCTCGATGGCCTCATCACTTAGCTCAAACGCGCTCTCCACCACCCTCACCATGCGCCACAAGCTCACCACCAACAGCAATCCTCCTCCATCCGTCTCCAACAATGCCTCCAACGCCAGTGCTGCCACCACCCCCACACCGTCCAAGACATAACCCGGCCGCCTAAAGAACAAGGCGCCGAGCCCCACCGCCAGCGCCATGGTTTTCGCCGAGAGCAGGCTCAAGATTGCAATGCCCAACCAGTGGAGCCAAGTTTCAGTTTCTATCCTGCTCTTCGTGCGCGGACATGAACGGTGTAAAGAGGACGAAAGCTCGAGGATGGTTATGATGATGTCGAGAAGGAGAAGAGCCATGGTGATGACACGAAGCCCGGGGGATTCGAGGAAATTGGCCAAGTGGGTTCTCCATGGAGCTCTGTTTGCGCTGTCCTCCTGCTGCTCTCTGGTACTGGAATTTATCAAGAAGAGGCGGTGCCATCTCTGCCTCCTGAGCCAATTCTTCATGAGATTCTGGATGGAGGATTCAACGGAGATTAATGCATTGTGGGGTGGATGCGAGTGTTGGTGTTGAAAGGATTGCATTGTGATGACCTTTGATTATGTCGTGGGTTCGATCGAGTTTTGAACCATTGTATTTAGCATAGCTAGCTGTATTTAAATATTGATGTGTAACTGGGGCGGCCAAGGGAAGAAAAGGCACGTGAAACCCAAGTTAAGGTTGAGACTGCGTGCTAGAGGGTCACGTTGAGACCAGTACTCcgcagaatatatatatatatatgaatctcCGAAGTGGTCGTTGATTATGCGTGAAGCATGACGCAGATTGCTGCAGTACCCAAGCTTCAGGTGAGGTGCCTAAGCGAACCATCTCCTTTGAATTAATTAATGGTTATTAATTTTAAACACAGTATATATAATTGATCAGTTTccaataataaattaaaaagttGCAGCTCACTCAAAAATCAATATTACTGCTAGAGCAGGGCAACATAAAcgtgaaattaattaataaaaaaataaatatagttatACACCATGCTaatatttaatgaaaattttaaatgtaaaatagaaaaaaattagttGTATACATTTAAGTGAACTATTTTAAGACAAATTAATGTttcaataatattatatattacgGTCAAATTTATATGTAATTAAAGATTACTTGTGTTTTGTAGACAATTTTTTATGTTAGGATTATATCTTAATGTGTTAAAAGGTTGAATTTTAAAGATGATGTctgatgattttaaaatttatatttattaaattataccTATAATTTTTATATCAATTATAGTTAAATATGTTATAATTTGGTTGTTTTTATTCATGTAATTAATGTcaatatacattattttaataacaatatcaatcatTGAAATtcaataaactaaatacataatttaataataatgttGGAGCTAGATTTTGATGGGTGACAAAACTTTTTTGTTTGATGTTGGTTTGATTGCTTGATTTTATGTTTAAGAGCATGTGACTACATATGCAGTAACAAACGAACCTACAGATGCATTGACACATATATTGTTAGATGTATCGACAAATGCAACGTTAGATGCATTTATAGATACATAAACGTATATTATAGAGACTCAAATTACAATAAACTAAGTCTACTATATTTTTGGAGTGATTTGAATATTCCCTATATTATACCATGATTAGGGTATTGGTAAGATTTCTTATCTAAGCTAATGTCAAGAGATTTaatagaaaaatttttaaattcaaagctcaaaattttactttatattattggaattactatatttttggaaattcatATTGTGGCAATACACTGAGCTCGAGCATTGCATACCTTGAAGGATAATGCCCGTCAAGCATTTGTTGCAAATAGAAACTCCTATTCAAAGATGGTAGTGCATTCCCTATATATTGAACTCGAATGGTTTGAAGGAAATCAATAGAAATACATGTACAAAAGGAGCTTTCACTACCATCGTGGGCGAGATAATTGTATTTGCATGTATTTCTAATTCAAAGTGTACTCCTCATGGTTTGAAGGATATCAATTGAAATACATATAAAAAAGGAGCTTCCATTACCATATTGTATTTCTAATTCAAAGTGTACTCATTGGTATATCTTCCTAATAAGTTGAGATTTTACGAAGTCTCATTGAGCtcataattttgaatttcagaacATATTTTTGTGAGTTTTCttacttttatttcttttatttggtGTATTAATCCCGTGAGGACTATGTTGTTCGGGGGTGTTCTAGCACTGTGTATTGGATGAAGAGTCAAGTAGAGTGAGAGTGATAgttactgtaacgacctgcttaattttcatatatagTCAAACGGTTaacgatcacccaaatgacattttgACCGTATAACGCTGTCGGCAGTCccgacacaaaatccatagatatatgatctcacttccactctaggataaataacgacTGCAACTGCCTTACCGACATCTGGAactcaacttttacctgctggcacgtcaaacactgggctacatactcagcaatctctttcttcataccactccaccagtacgactttcgcagatccctatatatCTTCGTACTGCCGAGATGaattatatacaaagatctgtgggcctcctctaaaatagtcttcctgatcttagtatcagaaggaacgcataatctagaacgaaACCGCAAAATTTTATCATCtgcaatactaaattcctccTTCTGACTACTCtacactctatccatcacctctgctaattctgggtcttctttcttagcagctttaatcctttcctgtagagtaggttgcactactaaactgtcAATACATACCTAAGGATCACTTTCTTCTAATTTGatgttgagtctctccagatccatcatggtCAGATACTATATCTCCATAGCCGTCAACACTGATTCCCTAGACtttctgctcaatgcatcagctaccacgtttgctttccctaggtggtaactgatagtacaatcaaaatccttaattaactctaatcacctcctctgtctcatattcaattccttttgagtgaaaaagtactttaaactcttgtggtcaaagaagatctcacaccgctcgccgtataggtaatgcctccaaatcttcaatgcatgtaccactgcagccaattcaagatcatgggtagggtagttcttctcatactctttcaactatttggaagcatatgccaccaccctgctaTGCTGCATTAATatacaaccaagtcctttcaaggacgcatcactgtaaatgacataatcCTTATCTCATGACAGAATTATCAGTattggtgctgtgactagcctttgcttcaattcctgaaaactctactcacagctatcgtcctactcaaatatgacattcttcctagtcagtcatgttagaggccctgGTAGTGTTGataacccctcaacaaaacgacggtaatatctagctaaccccaagaaactcctaatctcctggacgttccttggtctagcccaattcattaccacctcaatcttattgggatccacagaaataccatctccagatataacatgccccaaaaacatgaccttctcaagccagaagtcacatttactgaacttagcgtataacttcttttcgcATAGcgtctgcaaaacctacctcaagtgtgtcttatgctcctcatagctcctcgaatagaccagtacatcatcaataaaaacaacaacaaactgatctagatatggatgaaagatcttattcatcaaatccataaatatagtaggagcattcgtcagaccaaatgggaTAACAAGGAACTCTTAATGCCTGTACCTGGTCCTGAGGGTCGTTTTCGAGACTttttctgctttcacttttacctgatgatatcctgatctgagatcaatctttgaatacacccgtgtaccctggagctggtcaaacaaatcatctatacggggtagaggatatttgttcttgatcgtcactttattaatctccttataatctatacacatcctcacagacccatatttcttctttacaaatagaactggagctccccatagagatacactaggttgtataaagcccttatcaagcaaatcttgcagctgattctacaattctgccaactctgttggcgccatacgataaggtactttagaaatcggcattgtacctagaagtagatctaTAGGAAAATTCACCTCACGATCAGGCGGCAAGCCTGGTAATTCATATGGAAATACATTTTAAATTCTTTCACTGCTAAGGtgttagcaagtttcaattcattctctgacatctccttcacaaaagCTACAAACCCCTGACAATCGCTTAGcagtagtctccttgcctgaatagctgaaactagctgaggcgaaGATTGCACTTGCGACCCTACGAACCTAAATTCTGCTCTTCCTgtaggtctgaaaatcacttctcatgaatgacaatctatactagcaaaattagctactaaccaatccatacctaagattacattgaacccatgcatgtctagcactatcataTCAGCAGACAAACTTTACCCTTGAATATTAACTGGCCATTcccggagtaccctactacaccttactactgacccagtcggtgtagataccaacaatttagtgcctaacaactgtgtttctgccccacatagtctagtgcacttcGAAGTCATtaacgagtgtgtggctcttgaatcaaacaatgcaa
This genomic stretch from Malania oleifera isolate guangnan ecotype guangnan chromosome 3, ASM2987363v1, whole genome shotgun sequence harbors:
- the LOC131150477 gene encoding uncharacterized protein LOC131150477, encoding MQSFQHQHSHPPHNALISVESSIQNLMKNWLRRQRWHRLFLINSSTREQQEDSANRAPWRTHLANFLESPGLRVITMALLLLDIIITILELSSSLHRSCPRTKSRIETETWLHWLGIAILSLLSAKTMALAVGLGALFFRRPGYVLDGVGVVAALALEALLETDGGGLLLVVSLWRMVRVVESAFELSDEAIEAQIEGIVMQFEALREENRRLSRIVAQKDAVIKMLQEELNRYQHHESGLTSSSSVPT